Proteins from one Microbacterium faecale genomic window:
- the aceE gene encoding pyruvate dehydrogenase (acetyl-transferring), homodimeric type, with the protein MAVHDQDPYSQGAVDSDPDETAEWQESLDQLVDAKGSQRGREIMLSLLSRSKEHHLNVPMVPTTDYVNTISAEDEPDFPGDEDLERRYRRWIRWNAAITVHRAQRPGIGVGGHISSYASAAALYEVGHNHFFRGLDDKVGGDQIFYQGHASPGMYARSFLEGRLTETQLDGFRQEKSAAPHGLPSYPHPRMMQDFWQFPTVSMGLGPINAIYQAMTNKYLEARGIKPVADSHVWAYLGDGEMDEVESRGQLQVAANEGLDNLTFVINCNLQRLDGPVRGNGKIMQELESFFRGAGWNVIKVVWGRGWDELLARDTEGALLNIMNTTPDGDYQTFKAEDGAFVREHFFGRDPRALKLVEDYTDDQVWALQRGGHDYRKVYAAYKSAMEHKGQPTVILAKTIKGYGLGPHFEGRNATHQMKKMTLDDLKLFRDTMQIPVTDKQLEDDPYRPPYYHPGENDETIQYMRDRRHELGGFLPERRVTNVPLELPKDKDYALPKKGSGNQEVATTMAFVRMLKDLMRVKGFGNRIVPIIPDEARTFGMDSYFPSAKIYNPAGQNYLSVDRDLLLAYKESTEGQIMHVGINEAGATAALTATGTSYSTHGETLIPVYIFYSMFGFQRTGDAFWAAGDQMARGFVIGATAGRTTLTGEGTQHMDGHSPLLASTNPAVVSYDPAYGYEVAHIVQAGIERMYGGSHPDPDVMYYMTVYNEPFKQPAEPEDVDVEGIVRGIHRVSAGSGDGHRVQLLASGVGVPWALEAQTLLKDDWGVVSDVWSVTSWNELRRDGLASDEHNFLRPNEEPRRSYLAEKLQHAEGQPFIATSDYMHAVQDQIRPWIPGPYATLGADGFGFSDTRQAARRFFKIDGPSMAVRALQQLAEQGKIDRSVVGEAVEKYRLHDVAAGTSGNGGGDA; encoded by the coding sequence GTGGCAGTTCACGATCAGGATCCGTACTCGCAGGGTGCCGTCGACAGCGACCCCGATGAGACCGCCGAATGGCAGGAGTCTCTCGACCAGCTCGTCGATGCGAAGGGATCGCAGCGCGGTCGCGAGATCATGCTGAGCCTCCTCTCGCGATCGAAGGAGCACCACCTGAACGTGCCGATGGTTCCGACCACGGACTACGTCAACACCATCTCCGCCGAGGACGAGCCCGACTTCCCGGGCGACGAGGACCTCGAGCGCCGCTACCGCCGGTGGATCCGGTGGAACGCCGCGATCACCGTGCACCGCGCGCAGCGTCCCGGCATCGGCGTCGGCGGCCACATCTCGTCCTACGCGTCGGCCGCCGCGCTCTACGAGGTGGGCCACAACCACTTCTTCCGCGGCCTCGACGACAAGGTCGGCGGCGACCAGATCTTCTACCAGGGACACGCCTCCCCCGGTATGTACGCGCGTTCGTTCCTTGAGGGTCGCCTGACCGAGACGCAGCTCGACGGCTTCCGTCAGGAGAAGTCGGCGGCTCCGCACGGCCTGCCCTCGTATCCGCACCCGCGCATGATGCAGGACTTCTGGCAGTTCCCCACCGTGTCGATGGGGCTCGGCCCGATCAACGCCATCTATCAGGCGATGACGAACAAGTACCTCGAGGCGCGCGGCATCAAGCCCGTCGCCGACTCGCACGTGTGGGCCTACCTCGGCGACGGCGAGATGGACGAGGTCGAGTCGCGCGGTCAGCTCCAGGTCGCCGCGAACGAGGGCCTCGACAACCTGACGTTCGTGATCAACTGCAACCTGCAGCGACTCGACGGTCCGGTACGTGGCAACGGCAAGATCATGCAGGAGCTCGAGAGTTTCTTCCGCGGCGCCGGCTGGAACGTCATCAAGGTCGTCTGGGGCCGCGGGTGGGACGAGCTCCTCGCTCGCGACACCGAGGGCGCCCTGCTGAACATCATGAACACGACGCCCGACGGCGACTATCAGACCTTCAAGGCGGAGGACGGCGCCTTCGTGCGCGAGCACTTCTTCGGCCGCGACCCGCGCGCCCTCAAGCTCGTCGAGGACTACACCGACGACCAGGTCTGGGCGCTGCAGCGCGGTGGTCACGACTACCGCAAGGTCTACGCGGCATACAAGTCGGCCATGGAGCACAAGGGACAGCCGACCGTCATCCTCGCCAAGACCATCAAGGGATACGGTCTCGGCCCGCACTTCGAGGGGCGCAACGCGACGCACCAGATGAAGAAGATGACGCTCGACGACCTCAAGCTCTTCCGCGACACGATGCAGATCCCCGTCACGGACAAGCAGCTCGAGGACGACCCGTACCGTCCGCCGTACTACCACCCGGGCGAGAACGACGAGACGATCCAGTACATGCGCGATCGGCGCCATGAGCTCGGTGGATTCCTCCCCGAGCGCCGCGTCACCAACGTCCCGCTCGAACTGCCGAAGGACAAGGACTACGCGCTCCCGAAGAAGGGGTCGGGCAACCAAGAGGTCGCCACGACGATGGCGTTCGTGCGGATGCTCAAGGACCTGATGCGTGTGAAGGGCTTCGGCAACCGCATCGTGCCGATCATCCCGGATGAGGCGCGCACCTTCGGGATGGACTCGTACTTCCCGTCCGCGAAGATCTACAACCCCGCCGGACAGAACTACCTCTCGGTCGACCGCGACCTGCTGCTCGCCTACAAGGAGAGCACCGAGGGTCAGATCATGCACGTCGGCATCAACGAGGCGGGGGCCACGGCAGCGCTCACGGCGACGGGAACGTCGTACTCGACGCACGGTGAGACGCTGATCCCGGTCTACATCTTCTACTCGATGTTCGGCTTCCAGCGCACCGGCGACGCCTTCTGGGCCGCGGGCGACCAGATGGCACGCGGTTTCGTCATCGGCGCCACGGCTGGTCGCACCACGTTGACGGGCGAGGGAACGCAGCACATGGACGGCCACTCGCCGCTCCTCGCGTCGACCAACCCCGCTGTCGTCTCGTACGACCCGGCGTACGGGTATGAGGTCGCGCACATCGTCCAGGCCGGCATCGAGCGCATGTACGGCGGATCGCACCCCGATCCCGACGTCATGTACTACATGACGGTCTACAACGAGCCGTTCAAGCAGCCGGCAGAGCCCGAGGATGTTGACGTCGAGGGCATCGTCCGCGGAATCCACCGCGTCAGCGCAGGCTCGGGCGATGGCCACCGCGTGCAGCTGCTCGCGTCGGGTGTCGGGGTCCCCTGGGCCCTCGAGGCACAGACGCTGCTCAAGGACGACTGGGGCGTCGTCTCGGATGTGTGGTCGGTGACGAGCTGGAACGAGCTGCGCCGCGACGGCCTCGCGTCCGACGAGCACAACTTCCTGCGTCCGAACGAGGAGCCCCGGCGCTCCTACCTCGCGGAGAAGCTCCAGCACGCGGAAGGCCAGCCGTTCATCGCGACGAGCGATTACATGCACGCGGTCCAGGACCAGATCCGCCCGTGGATCCCGGGACCCTACGCGACGCTCGGCGCCGACGGCTTCGGCTTCAGCGACACCCGCCAAGCCGCCCGCCGGTTCTTCAAGATCGATGGTCCCTCGATGGCGGTCCGCGCGCTGCAGCAGCTCGCCGAGCAGGGCAAAATCGATCGCTCCGTCGTCGGCGAGGCTGTCGAGAAGTACCGCCTGCACGACGTCGCGGCGGGCACCTCCGGCAATGGAGGAGGCGACGCCTGA
- a CDS encoding PucR family transcriptional regulator: MTDSTRATMDKQETLAWLRRIAGDISTATLRRLEDSLPWYAEMPPGRRSAVGLVAQAGITSFIEWYEDPSEAPTIAADIFAAAPRELLRSVSLQQTLQLVRVTVDVTEEKIAGRGDHLREAILLYSREVAFTAADVYARAAESRGLWDARLEALVVDTILTGETDEELPSRIAALGWHGHGQVSVLVGTTPPSFDVDQVRRRARKLGVDVLIGVQGSRLVLVLGRAEDPGQDKPSDDEQMSFLDIAGALEPFFGTGHLVLGPTMDALVDASRSARAALAGFAVAASWRSAPRPVEADDLLPERALAGDTVAKHTLIERIYRPLEGHSTDLVTTLWSYLDNGRSLEATARELFVHPNTVRYRLKRVSDVIGWDATGPREALILQTALILGSIGSSDFVKKRQAARRARS, from the coding sequence ATGACCGACAGCACACGCGCCACGATGGACAAGCAGGAGACTCTCGCCTGGTTGCGACGGATCGCGGGAGATATCTCGACCGCGACGTTGCGCCGCCTTGAGGATTCGCTTCCCTGGTATGCGGAGATGCCTCCCGGTCGTCGGTCCGCCGTCGGGCTCGTCGCGCAGGCCGGCATCACCTCGTTCATCGAGTGGTACGAGGATCCGTCCGAGGCTCCCACGATCGCCGCCGACATCTTCGCCGCCGCGCCCCGGGAACTGCTGCGCAGCGTGAGCCTGCAGCAGACCCTGCAGCTCGTGCGCGTCACCGTCGATGTCACCGAGGAGAAGATCGCCGGCCGAGGTGACCATCTGCGCGAGGCGATCCTCCTCTACTCGCGTGAAGTCGCCTTCACGGCGGCCGACGTGTATGCCCGCGCGGCCGAGTCTCGCGGCCTGTGGGATGCCCGCCTCGAGGCCCTCGTGGTCGACACGATCCTCACCGGTGAGACCGACGAGGAACTGCCGAGCCGCATCGCCGCCCTCGGCTGGCACGGGCACGGACAGGTGAGCGTGCTCGTGGGCACCACCCCGCCGTCGTTCGACGTGGACCAGGTGCGGCGCCGCGCACGAAAGCTCGGCGTCGACGTGCTTATCGGAGTGCAGGGATCCCGACTCGTGCTCGTGCTCGGCCGCGCCGAGGACCCGGGACAGGACAAGCCCTCGGATGACGAGCAGATGTCGTTCCTCGACATCGCGGGGGCGCTCGAGCCGTTCTTCGGAACGGGGCACCTGGTGCTCGGGCCGACGATGGACGCGCTGGTCGACGCGAGCCGCAGCGCCCGCGCGGCCCTCGCGGGCTTCGCCGTCGCTGCCTCGTGGCGCAGCGCGCCGCGCCCGGTGGAAGCCGACGACCTCCTCCCCGAGCGGGCGTTGGCGGGTGACACGGTCGCCAAGCACACCCTCATCGAGCGCATCTATCGTCCGCTCGAGGGGCACTCGACCGACCTCGTGACGACGCTGTGGAGCTACCTCGACAACGGTCGTTCCCTCGAGGCGACGGCTCGGGAGCTGTTCGTGCACCCCAACACCGTGCGCTATCGCCTCAAGCGAGTGAGCGACGTGATCGGGTGGGACGCGACGGGTCCGCGAGAAGCGCTCATCTTGCAGACCGCTCTCATACTCGGGTCCATCGGATCCTCCGACTTCGTCAAGAAGCGGCAGGCCGCGCGCCGCGCCCGTTCGTGA
- a CDS encoding ACP S-malonyltransferase, producing MIVAAFPGQGSQTPGFLAPWLELDGAAARLERYAEAAELDLVAAGTEWDADRIRDTAVAQPLIVAASLVAWHALSPTERASFAGVAGHSVGEIAALVAAGVISDIDGMRLVGARGRAMADAAALEQTGMSAVIGGREPDVLDAIEAAGLSPANHNGGGQIVAAGASAGLAALAENAPRGARVIALQVAGAFHTPYMAPAAASLQTAVDAISSVSDPQLPLWTNSDGSVVSSGQRALELIVHQVQNPVRWDLCMTDFAERGIAALVEFTPAGALTGLAKRGLRGVPAVALKTPDDLATARDQLAATRD from the coding sequence GTGATTGTCGCCGCATTCCCCGGACAGGGCTCTCAGACCCCCGGCTTCCTCGCTCCCTGGCTTGAACTCGACGGCGCCGCCGCGCGCCTCGAACGATACGCCGAGGCAGCCGAGCTTGATCTCGTCGCCGCAGGCACCGAGTGGGACGCCGACCGCATCCGCGACACGGCCGTCGCGCAGCCGCTGATCGTCGCCGCCAGCCTCGTGGCATGGCATGCGCTCTCCCCCACCGAACGCGCATCGTTCGCCGGTGTCGCCGGCCACTCGGTGGGCGAGATCGCCGCGCTCGTCGCCGCCGGCGTGATCAGCGACATCGACGGGATGCGGCTGGTCGGAGCTCGCGGGCGCGCCATGGCCGACGCCGCGGCGCTCGAGCAGACGGGAATGTCTGCCGTCATCGGTGGGCGCGAACCAGACGTGCTCGACGCGATCGAGGCTGCGGGCCTCTCCCCCGCAAACCACAACGGCGGCGGCCAGATCGTCGCCGCCGGTGCCTCCGCCGGGCTCGCAGCACTCGCCGAAAACGCGCCGCGCGGCGCCCGCGTGATCGCCCTGCAGGTCGCCGGTGCATTCCACACGCCGTACATGGCCCCCGCCGCAGCCTCTCTGCAGACCGCCGTCGACGCGATCTCGTCCGTGTCGGATCCGCAGCTTCCTCTCTGGACGAACAGCGACGGATCCGTCGTCTCGAGCGGCCAGCGCGCCCTCGAACTCATCGTCCACCAGGTGCAGAACCCTGTGCGCTGGGACCTCTGCATGACGGACTTCGCCGAGCGTGGCATCGCGGCGCTTGTCGAGTTCACGCCCGCGGGCGCGCTCACCGGCCTCGCGAAGCGCGGCCTGCGCGGCGTCCCCGCCGTCGCCCTCAAGACGCCCGACGACCTCGCGACCGCACGCGACCAGCTCGCGGCGACACGCGACTGA
- a CDS encoding beta-ketoacyl-ACP synthase III: MTAALKQAPVHAYTRILAMGASRGENAVPNDDLVGPIDSSDEWIRQRTGIVTRTRANHGTTAIEMATDAAREAVAKAGIDPAEIGLVIVATISNPRQSPSVAAIVADAIGATPAAAYDQNAACAGYCYGIAQADALIRAGAAKYAVVIGAEKLSDIVDPTDRSISFLLGDGAGAAVLGPSDTPGVSVSQWGSDGSKASLVGMNHTLTEFRDGASEWPTLRQEGPSVFRWAVWDMVKVAKKALDEAGVDVADLAAFVPHQANGRIIDEFAKQLGLPESVAIARDIETTGNTSAASIPLATHRLLEERPELSGGLSLQIGFGAGLVYAAQVVVLP, from the coding sequence ATGACTGCCGCCCTCAAACAAGCTCCCGTTCACGCGTACACGCGAATCCTCGCGATGGGCGCGTCCCGCGGCGAGAACGCTGTGCCGAATGACGACCTCGTCGGACCGATTGACTCGAGTGACGAATGGATCCGCCAGCGCACGGGCATCGTCACGCGGACACGCGCGAACCACGGCACGACCGCGATCGAGATGGCGACAGACGCCGCGCGCGAAGCCGTTGCGAAGGCGGGCATCGACCCGGCCGAGATCGGTCTCGTGATCGTCGCGACGATCAGCAACCCGCGCCAGTCGCCATCGGTCGCCGCCATCGTCGCGGATGCCATCGGGGCGACGCCCGCGGCAGCCTACGACCAGAATGCTGCGTGCGCCGGGTACTGCTACGGCATCGCGCAGGCCGACGCGCTGATCCGCGCCGGTGCGGCGAAGTACGCGGTCGTGATCGGCGCCGAGAAGCTCAGCGACATCGTGGATCCCACCGATCGCTCGATCTCGTTCCTGCTCGGCGACGGCGCTGGGGCCGCTGTCCTCGGCCCCAGCGATACGCCCGGCGTCTCGGTGTCACAGTGGGGCTCCGATGGGTCGAAGGCGAGCCTCGTCGGCATGAACCACACCCTCACGGAGTTCCGCGACGGCGCGTCGGAGTGGCCGACCCTGCGCCAGGAGGGTCCCAGCGTGTTTCGCTGGGCCGTCTGGGACATGGTGAAGGTCGCGAAGAAGGCGCTCGACGAGGCGGGCGTTGACGTCGCCGACCTCGCCGCCTTCGTTCCGCACCAGGCCAACGGGCGCATCATCGACGAGTTCGCCAAGCAGCTCGGACTGCCGGAATCGGTCGCGATCGCGCGGGACATCGAAACGACCGGCAACACCTCTGCCGCGTCCATCCCGCTGGCGACGCACCGACTGCTCGAAGAGCGCCCAGAACTGTCCGGCGGCCTGTCGCTGCAGATCGGCTTCGGCGCCGGTCTCGTTTATGCCGCACAGGTCGTCGTCCTCCCGTGA
- a CDS encoding acyl carrier protein: MALNNDEVLAGLAELITDETGIDAGEVALEKSFTDDLDIDSISMMTIVVNAEEKFGVTIPDDEVKNLKTVKDAVDFITSNS; the protein is encoded by the coding sequence ATGGCACTGAACAACGACGAGGTCCTCGCTGGCCTGGCGGAACTCATCACGGACGAGACCGGAATCGACGCCGGCGAGGTCGCCCTCGAGAAGTCCTTCACGGACGACCTCGACATCGACTCGATCTCGATGATGACGATCGTCGTCAACGCCGAAGAGAAGTTCGGCGTCACGATCCCTGACGACGAGGTCAAGAACCTCAAGACCGTCAAGGATGCCGTCGACTTCATCACGTCGAACTCCTGA
- a CDS encoding beta-ketoacyl-[acyl-carrier-protein] synthase family protein — MTKRIVVTGLGATSALGGTVAENWKNLNAGVSGTRRLEHDWVEEYNLPVSIAAEATVRPDTVLDRPTTKRLDISTQFGLVAAMEAWLDAGEPEVDPERLGVDFATGIGGVWTLLNAWDTLREKGPRRVMPMTVPMLMPNSAAGFLSLHFGARAFARTVASACASSVESLDSAYEHLMSGDADVVIAGGAESAIHPITVASFASMQALSRRNDEPETASRPWDADRDGFVMGEGAAVLVLETEEHALARGARIYAELAGTGVTADSHHITANDPTGQGAARAVRAALDAAGRSPDEVTHINAHATSTPVGDPAEFAALETVFGDRVREIPASATKSSTGHLLGGTGAIESVFAVKAIQDRIAPPTINLFEQDPEIGFRASRETQPLGDGPHLAISNSFGFGGHNAVAAFATYDS; from the coding sequence ATGACCAAGCGAATCGTCGTCACCGGTCTCGGCGCCACGTCCGCCCTCGGCGGCACGGTCGCCGAGAACTGGAAGAACCTCAACGCCGGTGTCTCTGGCACCCGCCGGCTCGAGCATGACTGGGTCGAGGAGTACAACCTCCCCGTGTCGATCGCGGCCGAGGCGACCGTCCGGCCGGACACCGTGCTCGACCGCCCGACCACGAAGCGCCTCGACATCTCCACGCAGTTCGGCCTCGTCGCCGCCATGGAAGCCTGGCTCGACGCCGGCGAGCCCGAGGTCGACCCGGAGCGTCTCGGCGTCGACTTCGCGACCGGCATCGGTGGTGTGTGGACGCTGCTCAACGCCTGGGACACCCTGCGCGAGAAGGGCCCGCGCCGCGTGATGCCGATGACGGTGCCGATGCTGATGCCCAACTCGGCCGCCGGCTTCCTCTCACTTCACTTCGGTGCGCGCGCGTTCGCCCGCACCGTCGCCTCGGCGTGTGCATCGAGCGTCGAATCGCTCGACAGCGCCTACGAGCACCTCATGTCGGGCGACGCCGACGTCGTCATCGCGGGCGGCGCCGAGTCGGCGATCCATCCCATCACGGTCGCGTCCTTCGCCTCGATGCAGGCTCTCTCGCGTCGCAACGACGAGCCCGAGACGGCTTCGCGCCCCTGGGACGCGGATCGTGACGGGTTCGTCATGGGCGAGGGTGCCGCAGTGCTCGTGCTCGAGACCGAGGAGCACGCGCTCGCGCGTGGAGCCCGGATCTACGCGGAGCTCGCCGGCACGGGCGTCACGGCTGACTCCCACCACATCACGGCGAATGATCCGACCGGGCAGGGCGCCGCGCGCGCCGTTCGCGCCGCGCTCGACGCCGCGGGGCGCTCCCCCGACGAGGTGACGCACATCAACGCCCACGCGACGTCGACGCCCGTCGGCGATCCTGCCGAGTTCGCCGCCCTCGAGACGGTCTTCGGAGATCGCGTCCGCGAGATCCCCGCAAGTGCGACGAAGTCGTCGACCGGTCACCTGCTGGGTGGTACCGGCGCGATTGAGTCCGTCTTCGCCGTCAAGGCGATCCAGGACCGCATTGCCCCTCCGACCATCAACCTCTTCGAGCAGGACCCGGAGATCGGCTTCCGTGCTTCACGTGAGACGCAGCCGCTCGGCGACGGTCCTCACCTCGCGATCAGCAACTCATTCGGGTTCGGCGGACACAACGCCGTCGCGGCATTCGCCACGTACGACAGCTGA
- a CDS encoding DUF3145 family protein, with translation MATPRARGVVFIHSAPKALCPHLEWAVGRSIGRAVNFRWHDQPALTGARRAEFVWDAPAGTGAAIATAIRGWEHLRFEVTEEPTARSLGGRWMHTPDLGVHYSQMDAAGSIAVPEERIRAAMENLDPLEMRRELDIALGTAWDDELEVFRTAGDDAPVVWLHKVG, from the coding sequence ATGGCGACACCACGTGCGCGCGGAGTGGTCTTCATCCACTCGGCGCCAAAGGCGTTATGCCCGCACCTCGAGTGGGCGGTCGGCCGCTCGATCGGGCGCGCCGTCAACTTCCGCTGGCACGATCAGCCCGCACTCACGGGCGCGCGCCGTGCCGAATTCGTCTGGGATGCCCCGGCGGGCACGGGCGCGGCCATCGCGACCGCCATCCGCGGCTGGGAGCATCTGCGCTTCGAGGTGACGGAGGAACCGACCGCGCGTTCGCTCGGCGGACGCTGGATGCACACGCCGGATCTGGGCGTGCACTACTCGCAGATGGACGCCGCCGGCAGCATCGCTGTTCCGGAGGAGCGGATCCGGGCGGCGATGGAGAACCTCGACCCGCTCGAGATGCGTCGCGAGCTGGACATCGCGCTCGGCACGGCATGGGATGACGAGCTTGAGGTCTTCCGTACCGCGGGCGACGACGCACCGGTCGTCTGGTTGCACAAGGTCGGTTGA
- a CDS encoding DMT family transporter: protein MTWGEGLVVGAEITPDDFVGLFDNPGLLLGIPLAIAGAVFMSLGAQYQSRGVRKVERLAGSTGRGGLKGTHLASLLRRPSWVAGTLLLAAAIFCQLSALAIAPLIVVQPLGAISLVITTLLNAQITGHTPTKASLSAIGLCVGGIFLFVVFAALYAVERPLEPTRLLVLLAILLVVLIFVGAAWLVFRKRAGALFYITAAGVLYGFVATLAKVVIKRFQAGDVDLVTIACLIALIAAGVAGAYFVQTAYSSGPPDLVIAGLTVIDPIVAVVIGAWLLGEAALTPIWTMIIWTLAGSAAAIGVVVLARRHPQVVSESQELPIRRGSTKPEDADDER from the coding sequence GTGACGTGGGGAGAGGGCTTAGTCGTCGGCGCAGAGATCACGCCGGACGACTTCGTCGGGCTGTTCGATAACCCGGGGCTCTTGCTCGGCATACCGCTCGCGATTGCGGGCGCGGTCTTCATGTCGCTGGGCGCGCAGTATCAGAGCCGCGGCGTTCGCAAAGTCGAACGACTGGCCGGCTCGACCGGGCGGGGCGGCCTCAAGGGCACCCACCTCGCGAGCCTGCTGCGGCGGCCGTCGTGGGTCGCGGGAACACTGCTCCTTGCGGCCGCGATCTTCTGTCAACTCTCTGCCCTCGCGATCGCGCCGCTCATCGTCGTGCAACCGCTCGGCGCGATCTCGCTCGTGATCACGACACTCCTGAACGCACAGATCACCGGCCACACGCCGACGAAGGCCTCGCTGTCGGCCATCGGTCTCTGTGTGGGTGGGATCTTCCTCTTCGTCGTGTTCGCAGCTCTCTACGCGGTCGAACGCCCGCTGGAGCCGACGCGACTCCTCGTCCTCCTCGCGATCCTCCTGGTCGTGCTGATCTTCGTCGGCGCGGCATGGCTCGTCTTCCGCAAGCGCGCGGGCGCCCTGTTCTACATCACGGCGGCGGGCGTGCTCTACGGTTTCGTCGCGACCCTCGCGAAGGTCGTGATCAAGCGCTTCCAGGCGGGCGACGTCGATCTCGTGACCATCGCGTGCCTGATCGCGCTCATTGCGGCTGGTGTCGCAGGCGCGTACTTCGTTCAGACGGCCTACTCGTCCGGCCCGCCCGACCTCGTGATCGCGGGGCTGACGGTCATCGACCCGATCGTCGCCGTTGTGATCGGCGCGTGGCTGCTCGGAGAGGCGGCGCTGACGCCGATCTGGACGATGATCATCTGGACGCTCGCGGGATCGGCGGCAGCCATCGGGGTCGTCGTGCTGGCACGACGCCATCCGCAGGTCGTGAGCGAGAGCCAGGAGCTTCCGATCCGCCGCGGCAGCACGAAACCCGAGGACGCCGACGACGAACGGTAG
- the def gene encoding peptide deformylase, whose product MAVLPIRIWGDPALHAPAAPVGSVTDEIRSLVADMYDTMDAAPGVGLAAPQVGVALRVFTYAYEDDDGRPWRGEILNPELWMVPLVPGAPDEDDESEGCLSFPGERFPLRRSERAVVTGTTLDGAAVRIDVDGWRARILQHEFDHLDGVIYVDRLAPEHAKIAHKIAKKRRWGVPGHSWLPGVDDVDA is encoded by the coding sequence ATGGCCGTATTGCCGATCCGTATCTGGGGAGACCCCGCCCTGCACGCACCCGCCGCGCCCGTCGGCAGCGTCACCGATGAGATCCGATCTCTCGTCGCCGACATGTACGACACGATGGACGCCGCGCCGGGCGTCGGTCTCGCGGCGCCGCAGGTCGGCGTCGCGTTGCGCGTCTTCACCTATGCCTACGAGGACGACGACGGTCGGCCGTGGCGCGGAGAGATCCTCAACCCCGAGCTCTGGATGGTCCCGCTCGTCCCCGGCGCCCCGGACGAGGACGACGAGTCCGAGGGCTGCCTGTCGTTTCCCGGCGAACGCTTCCCCCTGCGACGGTCCGAGCGCGCGGTCGTCACGGGCACGACTCTCGATGGGGCGGCCGTGCGCATCGACGTGGATGGCTGGCGAGCGCGGATCCTGCAGCACGAGTTCGACCACCTCGACGGCGTGATCTATGTCGATCGTCTCGCACCCGAGCACGCGAAGATCGCCCACAAGATCGCCAAGAAGCGTCGGTGGGGAGTGCCCGGCCACAGCTGGCTACCCGGGGTCGACGACGTCGACGCCTGA
- a CDS encoding septum formation family protein, protein MSRTSFRTRLALASGSALLLAALATGCGAISSMLDGSGNGGRGGSGTDGDTASVFDLAVGDCLNEPEASDGEIYDVEIVPCADLHDYEVYHDYALDLGASWPGKADIEADAQATCAEEFETFVGVPFNESAALWYSYYSPTETSWEQGDDKIQCLVYEASDDEGASLVEVEGTLEGSKR, encoded by the coding sequence ATGTCTCGCACCTCGTTCCGCACGCGTCTCGCGCTCGCTTCCGGATCCGCGCTTCTCCTGGCCGCGCTCGCAACCGGGTGCGGGGCGATCTCCTCGATGCTCGACGGATCGGGTAACGGTGGCCGCGGCGGCAGCGGCACGGACGGCGATACCGCGAGCGTCTTCGACCTCGCGGTGGGCGACTGCCTGAACGAGCCGGAGGCTTCGGACGGCGAGATCTATGACGTCGAGATCGTGCCCTGTGCAGACCTCCACGACTATGAGGTCTACCACGACTATGCGCTCGACCTCGGCGCCAGCTGGCCGGGCAAGGCCGACATCGAAGCCGACGCGCAGGCGACGTGCGCAGAGGAGTTCGAGACCTTCGTCGGCGTTCCCTTCAACGAGTCCGCGGCGCTCTGGTACAGCTACTACTCCCCCACCGAAACCTCGTGGGAGCAGGGCGACGACAAGATCCAGTGCCTCGTGTACGAGGCGTCCGACGACGAGGGCGCCTCGCTCGTCGAGGTCGAAGGGACGCTCGAGGGCTCGAAGCGCTGA